CTCTTCCAAGTATCATCCAAGTTATCAACACCCAATTAATTTGGGGTAGTCCTACAAATAATGGCACAAATATGGTGTGTAATTGTGGTAATTATGATAAGTAGTAGTTTGATAAATGCACAACCATCACCAGGATACTACCCAAGTTCACAAGTTGCTACAAATAGTTTCTATCAAAACTTTAGAACTTTATGGGGTGCTCAACATCAAAATGTCCAGGGTGATACTCTTACTCTTTGGCTCGATCGCTCTTCCGGTAATCCTCGTTCCTTTTTTATCAAATTACTTCttacgtctcaatcatttgtttacctttattcAATGTGAtcgatattttaattaaaggtaaacaaatgaaatggACGCTGGAGTATTAATTTAGCTTCAATGTtaaataaacttttttttttttttgttgaaacccACATGGGTAAATATATTACTCCAACGAAATATAGCGACGAGCTACATCAGGAAGTTTCTCAATCCAAACAGAACGACCCGAGACTACTTAAAATAACTCATCATCATTTACACTACTTAAACCTAATAAAATgagtataataaaaaaaaattgttgtaccaaattCGACATCATTTCATCATTATAGTCAAGCACGTACCAATTGATTCAAATACTCGGTATTTcttttcaagttttttttttttttttttttttattttttttttatttttttaattattattattatgaatactgaactgaattgagctgAGTAATAATATCGTCATTATTACAATTTCATCATAGATTTTACAAATACATACAATTAAGCTAGTAACTAAGTCCAAAAATTGTTGTACAAGTAAAGTTCAATTAGAATAATGAGCAAATCATTGTCGGGTGAATTATTCAAATATCAATTTTACTTGTTCAAGATTGAGGTACTAGATACATTAAATCTTTATATTCGTATAATCGTATTATTCACAGGTAGCGGGTTCAAGTCGCTTAAGCAATATCGGTCCGGCTACTTTAGTGCCGCGATAAAGCTACAACCAGGATACACTGCCGGAGTTATCACATCCTTCTACGTGAGCTAATATATATACTCCCTTATTTCGTATACAGTGCAATATATATACTCTGTAATTCTGTAAGGTTCACATTTAATATTTGACGTAAAATAATACTTCGTattaacctggagccaaaattttCTACTTCGCCGTTAGGACACATGTTAAGAACATATATATGAGGAAAAAATAACACTTTAATTTCTCATGATATATTCGATCTTAATCGTTCATTATATAGGGTTTTAACCTGTACTCTAAGGGCACACGGTAGAAAAGCCATTATACTATGAATAACTTGCTAAAATTGATAATATGAAGTTTTAAAATTGGTTGGTCCAATTTTAAAgacattattaatttattattaatcaTTGTCCCTTAATTATGCATGCTACTTACCTAATTATAGTAAATCACGTCCATTAATTATGCATGCAACCTACCTAACAATTTGACTAATTTTtatgtttatttttttattttatttttgtagctATCAAACCAAGAAGATTTTCCTGGATACCATGATGAAATTGATATAGAATTCCTTGGAACAACTCCTGGAAAACCATACACATTGCAAACAAATATATATAATAGAGGAAGTGGTGATGGAAGATTAATTGGACGTGAAATGAGATTTCACCTATGGTTCGACCCTACCCAAGATTTCCACAATTACGCCGTCTTTTGGTCGCCGGATCAAATCTTGTACGTCTCCATTTCCTTTCATTTCTCTTCATATTATTCGGTTTCAATCAAATAGTACATTTTACTTTTTTTAGTAAATTCGTAAGGTTCTAAGTAAAAGTTATTATTTATGTCGAGGTCATAAGCACTGTCTGACACTGCTCATGACCTCGTAGTCCTAAAGGTAGAAGCTAGGAAGTCGATATCAAAATGGTACTAATTTTCAATAATTGATATGATTTGAGTCTTTCTAAAGTGAGgaaaagaacaaacaaataatgtaactaCTTCATCATCCGTACTACATTTATTGTAATAATTGACTAATTAGTGGAAGATAATATCATTGATAATGCATTATTAAGGTGGAATATAATTGATGCATACTTGACATGAAATAAAATATGGTTCATCGATCGATGTTGATTTGAAAACTTGATAAACTAAGCATAATAATGCAATTGAAATGTAGATAGAGGGCATATTATGGACGATTGGTCGTAGGTTTGAATCTTATTCTTCATCAGGTCTTTTACTTGTTCAAACCCTTTTAACATTCATGTGACCAATGACAAGTCTGACAATTGACAGAATTAAAGAGACACTCGCCTTTTTGTACAATGAAAAATTTGAAACATCACAGTTAAAACTTCCAATTTCTCAAATTTACCTTATTAAATTACTCATTGGCTTCTTTATAACGTTTCTCCTCCTGGTTCCGACACTGGATATGATGTGCTATATCGCAAAGTCGTACCCCTAGGCTCTAGTAGCATGCATGATGTCTTAGTGTCTTTATACATATTGGAAGTAGGTTTCCCTAAAAAACCAAACATGTAAAGAATGAAATTCATGGGCAAATAAGCTATCTCGTCTCGGATTTCAGTTGTCTCTTAAGACGGATGACACAAGAGTTTGCCATTTTCTATGCATGCATTATGTTTTCGGTCTCATCCATCTATTTAACGTGTTTCATCATATAAAACGAATATattcgtcttaaacaagaatttgtactGGATTTGTACACTTTGCAGATTCTTTGTTGATGATGTCCCAATAAGAAGGTACCCTAGGAAAAACGACGCAACATTTCCAAACAGGCCAATGTGGGCTTATGGATCCATTTGGGATGCATCTTCATGGGCCACAGAGGATGGCAAGTACAAGGCTGATTACAACTACTCCCCTTTTGTGGGTAGCTACAAAAATTTCAAGGTTTCCGGTTGCGATTTAGGCGGGAGTGGTTACGGTTCGTGCCTTCCTAGGGTCTCGCCATATGGGTCGGGTGTTTTGAGCTCGCAACAAGTCTCGGCGATGCAATGGGCTCAGGGGAACTATATGGTGTATAATTATTGCCAGGATTCGAGGAGAGATCATACTCTTACACCAGAATGTTAAATCTTTTATACACAATACTGTGGATCATGTTGGTGATTCTTACTTTAATACGTGTTCAAATGAAATTATTTGAACACTTTGTGTAAATGTAAACCGAATCCAAAGATCTACAAACTATAATGTCATTACTTGTATTAAAGGAATTATAATTCTATGAAAGTGTGATTATACATAGCGGCATTACCTAATATATTACATTTATCATATCAAACACATAACAATCAATATTTAGTACTCTCTTTGTCTTAAGATTTTATTCATCGTTTATATAATTTTTTGTGAAAAGTATATACtcaaatgcaaacaaatgattgaaagTTTTAACGGAGTACATCCCGTACAAGTTACAAGGATATAAGAAGTTCATATTAGTCCTTTATTGCTAAAGGGCCCTTTTTATCATGCACTTTAGGTAAAGTTTATCTACGTCGTCTGAAGTTGAGTCTTAAGCTCAGATTTTTGCAAGTTTGAAGCTAAGACTTGGAATAGAGTGAAGAGAATTTTATTAAGTCTTAAGTTGGGTGTTGAAAATCCAAGACTTAACTTAAAACCCATATTTTGCATGTGTAAAGCATGGGTTGAGTATGTCCCATATATTTTCATGCCTGTTAAAGATCGTCGACacattactaattatcgtcgacaatttgtAATGACTTTCCTAATCTACCCCTCTAAAGCTCCCATATATTAACATTTTTTTTCAATTACGACATTTCCGTTACCACCGCTTCAATTTCGtcagcaaattcaagaaatcgACGACAAGTAATCTAAATtagtttaatttttaaaaaatatgTAATTAGTTAGTAGATTTAGGTAGTTTAGAATAAAATCGTTATTGTTAAAACGGATTATCGATTATCGATTACCGCAATAAAAATTAATCTAAGtcagaaaatgattttttttcaaaaaaaaaaaaaaaaaaaaattcctggaCAAAAAACATTTTCGTCCAGACCAAGGTTCGGACAAAGAATTTTTTCGTTCAAACAAAAATATTTTTTGTCTAGacggaaaatattttcgtccaggcgaaaaatattttcgtccgaGAATTTTAGGTTTCTTTGTTCCCTTTTTGTGTTCTTTACAGTTTGGTAAAGTTACTTCTCAGCTTCTATTTTATCGTAATGAATTTGTTTTTGGGGTTTTAAAGTATCCGACTTTTCAGACGAGAGTCTCTTTCTTTGTACCCTTTCTTATTATGGTTCTCCGTGGTAAAtaaaaattctttgaatttcgtTTACCTTTCTCATCCGAGATGATGATATATGTTAATTAGTCAACCTAGTTTttttaccttataaaaaaaaaaaaaaaaaaccaatgtACTAACTACCAAGTATGGACTCGaatatcacaaattcttattgaagacggacactgttcgtcacaagctgaagacggatagtgtccctctcacaaaatgcaaatggATAATGCAAGTGGGGGAAAATGGATACCCCACTTGCCACCCACTTGTATTTTGTGAGAGGGCTACTAATctactatccgtcttcagcttgtaacGGATAGTGACGGATAGTGGTTGTCTTCAATGAGACGGACCGCTCGAATATGGACTCTTATTTTAGTGTCTTTGTTTACCAAAATCCCAAATCTTTGGTTGAACCCAAAACCCACCTGTAGGCTGTAACCCTAAACGCACCTCTAACCATAAACTGAGATTATACGGCAGCCGACGACGATAGTGACCGGCGAAGACGACGACGACCAGCTAGAAGGATAAATCCCTCTTTTTTTATTCCTATTTTTAATCCATCAATTATTTAGTAGGTATGATTTTaatctttttattgtttttaatttcatATGCTTATTTGAATTGAATCTCATACGAATTTGCTATTCAATTGATATTAATTTGTTCTTAATTTCATATGTTTCGTCTGATTTTACTGATGATGATTTGTCCAAGAGTGTGCTAGTTAATGAATGAATGCGTATACCTTTCCAATTACAAAAAAATGCATTAATTACTCTAGATAATTGTCCTCTTATTCTTTTGAGGTAAATCCAGTAGAAGAATAAGAAGATGGTGGCCGAAATTGGTAGTGAGAGAAGGATAGTGTCATAATTTGGAGTGGGTATAATGCAATTCTTTCGTGTAGCGGAAGAGGCTTTGTGGATTTTGGGATGAGCCATGCCGGGTTTTGGGCAAGTGGTTTGCTGCTTTCGCTTAAAAATAATATCTACCAAGAGGGGTTGTGGCCGAATTTTAACAGTGACCAAAGGAGTGGTGGTCGAATTTTAGTCGTGAGATAATGCAATTTTGGTGGTAATTTGGCCAAGAGGCTGGTGGCCAATAATTTTGGCGGTGGTTGACCAAAGGAGTTGCGGCAAAACATTAATAGTGGGTTTGCTGCAGTTTTTGGGGTTGTGTAAGGTGGATTAAGGGTGGTGGTAGTGGAAGaagattaactcttaattaaggCGTTAACTTTTATCAAGAGCCTCACCCTACCACATTTGAAGACCATCTCAATCAAAGCTTTAAGGTTATGATCGACTCAATCAGTTAATCAGTGATCATATATCTTATATCTTGGCCATTTAAATTAAGAAACCGTTGCTTAGGAATTAGAAGATGAGTTTTTAAATTCTAAATTTccaattaaagaagaaaagagtTGGGAATTCGGgtcttagaaaaaaaaaaagagggtaGAGAGTCAGGGTGAGAAATTAGAAAAGCATTGCTTCGTTTTTACTAAAttagattttttttcttttcctatcactattattattttaaaactctGAACAATGGGCCCCTTTCTAGCTTGGGCCCTAGGCCGCCGCCCCTCCAGACGACCCTCAGAACCGGGCTTGTTAATATTGTAATATTGTAAAACCATATGGAAGAGACCTTGATGCCTCATTATGGAAAAATGGTGGTTAGTGGAACTTATATTAGTAAGGTTAATTAGGTAAACTAGCATTCGGTTTTACAATAACATTTGTGTACATCGATTTTATACAAGAACTGTTCCGCAAATTATAGGGTAAAGAAATTCCCTAAAAATAAGTTGGAAGACAGCGAGCGATGAAATTTCCGTCTTAACGAATTAATGAAATTTAGGACTTGTATATAGTACTTATTTACTAAAACTTTAATTTTGTGCCGTAGTAAGGATGCCTCGAAAACCTCGAAGATCTGGATTGTCGGCGCCTTGCCCATTCACCTTCTCACCATTTGGTCGTTCGATTTCTAGAGCTTCTGCAGCTTGTTCGTCCTTTAACAAATCCTCTAATTCCAAGTTTGACGGTATGACTTCCTTAAAATGTTAAGGTATCATGTGTGTCGGTTTTTGATACAAATCCTCTATTTCCATTATATTTGATATATATGCTACTGGTTAACAAGATTTACGGCATTTTAGGTTTAAGGGCAAATGATCCAGCATCAGCATCCGACTCTTCTGAAGAAGAAGAAGCACCTGAAGTTAGCTCTTCAGAAGAAGAATCAGCTGAAGTAAGCATGTTTCCGCTCATCCCATTTTAGCTAAAATTCATCGTGTAGGATTATATTTGATAATCCACTTATATATTTTTTGCTCTATTTTATTTAAGGAAGTCGTCCAGGCAGACTTTGCATTCTTCgaccctaaacctaataacttCCATGGAGTGAAGACTCTACTACCCAACTATCTTGATGATACGCAATGGGATCTAAGTGGTTTTGCGGACATAATAATCGCACAGACAACAGTTGGATCCGTAGTCAGGATAGAGGACGATGAAGACGAGGGATTATTCGCATTTCTTACAGTTTTGAATTTAGGGAGATACAAGGTATTACAACTGATTTACTCCTATTGCAGCAATATGAGAGTGGTTATTATTGACATTTGTGTAGATTTCTAAGCTGTAACCGCATAGAAATAGCCAGCCATGAATATTTCGTGTCCTATGAATATACCATGTTCAATAGTTCAAGTCTTGTGATTCCAGGCTCATAAGTGTATTGCTGAACTCAAGGACTACTTGCTCAAAGTATGTCCAGAGGACGGTCCAGTTGGTAAGCTGAAAATACTTTTGGGGGACGATGCTCAGAATGTTGGCCTGATTGTTTCTCAGCGTGTCACTAATCTTCCCCCTCAGCTGTTGCCGCCTCTTTATGATGCACTGTTTGATGAAATTTCTTGGGCGACTGAAGATGAGGTTAGATCACTTATTTATCTGCAATAGTTGCTCAATGTGTGTGTTAAACAGTCTCATGTCTGTCCATTCAAATCTTTATCTGTCTCACTGGCGAGACCGGCTCTTTCAAGTTTCCGTGTTGATGCCGTGTGTGTCTAacttaaaaattttttttttttttgcattgttCAAAGCCGACTGTGGATCTCCGAAAATCATTCCGCTTTAAACACTTCTTACTGGTCTCTAGAATATACAAGGTACTACTATTCTGTTCCATGTTTCTAATGTTCTGAACAACTATACCCTTAGCAACGGTTGCATATacaatttatgtttttttttttataatggtCGTATGTAGAAAATTGCGCGAAATAAGAAAGGCTCAGCTAGTGGCAGTAACGAAGATGTGATTTACGTGAAGGCAGAAGATGAACTTTTTCATCAGGTTTTCCTTGAACCTGATGCCTTCTTGTTTATTTGCAACATGATTATGTCTACACTAATTTTGATCATTGCAATATCTAATTATTTTTAATGGGTACCTCAGCTCTCCTCATGGTCATTCACTTTTCCTTTGAGAACGCAACCGCCGTCTGCGCAAGAGGTTAGTTTTGTGTTCCCGTATACCAGTCTTGTGATGCACTTCTTTCTGATTGCGGTGTAAAATTACAATCTAGAAAAAAATGCTTATTACAttgcagcagcaacaacaacaaacatagGTTGAGGTCGGCTAACATGAATCACATGCACTTTAGATTAAATTTTATGTAAAATTGCTTGCATACTTTCTCAGAAGAAGAAATGCTCCGATACTACcaataaaattgttcattattgAATACGTGACTGTTCTTTTCTTCCATTTAATAATGGTTATAACACTGCAGCTAAAAGATTATCGGATGATCGGACTAGTGATGGCTGTTAAGGCAGACAAAGCCCCTACTTTCCGACAACAGTTGCGATCTCTTATTGACGACTCTTGATCCTGCTGGCCAAGGTGCTATCATTAGTCATTACATCTTAAATGCTTCCTCTTTTGAGTCGTTGTCACAGGCCCTCATCGCCCCGCCTTCGTGTGCTTTGCGCCTTTGAAAACCAAGGTCTGGACGCATTCGGACAGTTTTGATAAGATTACTCTCCTCCATTTGCTTCGTTCCCATTTATTTGTCTTGGTTACCCTTTTTATCGTCATTTTTAAAGTAGTTGTTAAACAGAGAAGAGATTTTTTGTCCTTCGATCAAATCTGCGCAACGCAATTTTTATTAAAGTTATTAAAGGGGGAAGAGAATTTTTGTCCATTTGATAAAGTCTGGGGAATTGTCAAGGTTTTGTCCAACTTCTTTAAGGACATTGTAATGAAGAATGAACAAGTTTTCCGGGGAGTTTTTCATCTGACATTGTTAATGAACGAGCACATCGAGGGTCTTTTTTGTAGTATATTTCTTTAACTGTGACACGGCCATGCATGAAACGCAAATTCTAATTTGCAGACAGTTGCAAGTTACGACGAGATATGTGAGGCTCTTTTATATTATAGGAAGTTCAATAAAATTGTCGACGATTTTAGCAATTGAGTTCCAAATAGGCTAATGTGGGCTTATGGGTCAACTTGGGATGCCTTTTCATGGGCCACTGAGGATGGCAAGTATAAGACTGATTACAATTATTCCCCTTTCGTAAGTCATACAATAATGTCAAGGTTTAGGAGGAAGTGGCTGTGACTCCTGCTTCCTTAGGGTCTCGTCATATGAGTCGGGTGCTTTGACCTAGAATACGTCTCGGTGATGCAATGGGATTAGAGAAATCATATGGTCTATAATTATTGTGAAGACTCGAAGAGAGATCATACTCTTACATCAAAATGTAAAATCTTTTATACACGAAAATGTGGATTATGTTGGTGATTATTGTTTTGATGCGTGTTCAAAGAAATTATTTAAATAATTTGAGTAAATTTAAACCGAATACAAAAATTATTTGCATTAAAGGAATATAATAGCACCTTTATAGCACCTTTTGACCCTCCTATTATAACATCACTATATTCAATTATCTTACATGTATCTTCCCTATTCTCGAATCCTATCGGGCCACCTAGTCGACACTTTTCATATGTCGGAACCCCAGCTTGTGACCAGGTCGGATTTTGGAATTTTACGTTTACACGATCACCAACTGATTACTTTTACGTTTACACGTTCAATCCGATTCTTGTCCCTTTTTTAATCACTGTACTCCTAGGACCTAGTTTCATCAAGGCCTTTGACGGATCATTTTTAAGGAAGATCAATATGTCTTGCTTGTGATCTGGGAATTTTGAGGCCCTAGTGTAGGGATACCCCTACGTGGCACGGTCTCATTGGCCTGAAACTCCAAACCTAGTGTAGGTCCCACGATCCAAAGTACGCAACACATTCCACGTGGCATCACCTACTTGGACCCTGTCGTTAAAAAGTAAGGCCCGCCGGACGTCTGGGTCCCACAGATTCCGTTGTATACTCGTGAGGTTTGTCCTTGCCACGTACTCAAGGATTTTACCAAGATTTACGATATCATTTTCAGCGACTACAAGTGAAATTTCAGCCCATGGAACGACATCGTCGTATGGTAATTGAATACCGTCTGCTATGATAACCGGAACGCAGCCTAAGGCAACTGACTCAACCAGTCGCGGACTCCATGGAGCCCAACCCAATGGACATAGACAAAAGATTGAACGTGCTATTTCTGACTGGTAACCGGCATACCTATTTCTTTTCAAGTAAAATCTCGGGTCGTCGTTATATTTCCTC
The Silene latifolia isolate original U9 population chromosome 11, ASM4854445v1, whole genome shotgun sequence genome window above contains:
- the LOC141610718 gene encoding protein BCCIP homolog, whose translation is MPRKPRRSGLSAPCPFTFSPFGRSISRASAACSSFNKSSNSKFDGLRANDPASASDSSEEEEAPEVSSSEEESAEEVVQADFAFFDPKPNNFHGVKTLLPNYLDDTQWDLSGFADIIIAQTTVGSVVRIEDDEDEGLFAFLTVLNLGRYKAHKCIAELKDYLLKVCPEDGPVGKLKILLGDDAQNVGLIVSQRVTNLPPQLLPPLYDALFDEISWATEDEPTVDLRKSFRFKHFLLVSRIYKKIARNKKGSASGSNEDVIYVKAEDELFHQLSSWSFTFPLRTQPPSAQELKDYRMIGLVMAVKADKAPTFRQQLRSLIDDS
- the LOC141610719 gene encoding putative xyloglucan endotransglucosylase/hydrolase protein 32 codes for the protein MAQIWCVIVVIMISSSLINAQPSPGYYPSSQVATNSFYQNFRTLWGAQHQNVQGDTLTLWLDRSSGSGFKSLKQYRSGYFSAAIKLQPGYTAGVITSFYLSNQEDFPGYHDEIDIEFLGTTPGKPYTLQTNIYNRGSGDGRLIGREMRFHLWFDPTQDFHNYAVFWSPDQILFFVDDVPIRRYPRKNDATFPNRPMWAYGSIWDASSWATEDGKYKADYNYSPFVGSYKNFKVSGCDLGGSGYGSCLPRVSPYGSGVLSSQQVSAMQWAQGNYMVYNYCQDSRRDHTLTPEC